One segment of Trachemys scripta elegans isolate TJP31775 chromosome 1, CAS_Tse_1.0, whole genome shotgun sequence DNA contains the following:
- the LOC117867922 gene encoding trefoil factor 3-like, which produces MEHKGCWLLAIVLILGLSSLANGYIQLSQEQCAQQPSARVNCGYPYISAETCNNRGCCFDDSIVGVIWCFFPRTEEECVL; this is translated from the exons atggaaCACAAGGGGTGCTGGTTACTGGCAATTGTCCTTATTTTAGGGCTCAGCAGCTTGGCTAATGGATACATACAACTAT CTCAAGAGCAATGTGCACAGCAGCCATCTGCCCGAGTGAACTGTGGCTATCCGTACATCAGTGCTGAGACATGCAACAACAGAGGGTGCTGTTTTGATGACAGTATCGTTGGTGTCATCTGGTGCTTCTTTCCTAGGACAGAGGAAG AATGTGTCCTCTAG